In Vairimorpha necatrix chromosome 8, complete sequence, a single window of DNA contains:
- a CDS encoding serine/threonine-protein kinase (RIOK2) produces the protein MILSTDGVFTISKNHLKILHIVEDCNIHNKLSDMEILKNKSKVQNINCFLQDLIKLKFLKYEKPNYKLTISGMDTVAINALRDNGLTKLTCRIGIGKESDIWGGIYKGENVALKIHRLGRTSFKNVKNKRDYQKGKIDWYKINKLSCQREVEYYEIFKDLDIPRFIDSNRHIIVLELLDYQPLYMIKPKEPEIIYKKMIEFIKDLWDLGFVHGDFNEFNVLVKDGKIKVIDFPQCLVKTHKQATKYLKRDIECVESYFNKKHGLVTVSNNLKEILEIE, from the coding sequence atgattttatcAACAGACGGCGTATTTACAATCTCAAAAAACCATTTAAAGATTCTACACATCGTAGAAGATTGTAATATCCACAATAAATTATCAGACAtggaaatattaaaaaataaatcaaaagtacaaaatattaattgttttttacaagACTTGATTAAGttgaaatttcttaaatatgaaaaaccAAATTACAAATTGACGATTAGTGGAATGGACACTGTAGCAATTAATGCTTTAAGAGATAACGGATTGACAAAATTGACATGTAGAATAGGAATAGGTAAAGAATCTGATATTTGGGGCGGAATATATAAAGGAGAAAATGTAGCACTAAAAATCCACAGATTAGGTAGAACAAGTTtcaaaaatgtaaaaaataagagaGATTATCAAAAAGGGAAAATTGATTggtataaaataaacaaattgtCATGTCAGAGAGAAGTCGAATATTacgaaatatttaaagatcTGGATATACCAAGATTTATAGACTCTAATAGACACATAATCGTATTAGAATTATTGGACTATCAGCCTTTGTACATGATAAAGCCTAAAGAGCCggaaataatttataaaaaaatgatcgaatttattaaagatttGTGGGACTTGGGATTCGTCCACGGGGAttttaatgaatttaatgTCTTAGTAAAAGACGGCAAAATAAAAGTCATAGATTTTCCACAGTGTCTTGTGAAGACACACAAACAAGctacaaaatatttaaaaagggATATTGAATGTGTAGAAAGttatttcaataaaaagcATGGACTTGTTACAGTGTCAAATAAtctaaaagaaattttagaaattgaataa
- a CDS encoding ribosomal protein eS28, whose protein sequence is MEANLQQQFYCKVLKTADRAGSAGALVLVRVELLNNGRKMNRLIKGSVREGDIIALLECEREHRRSR, encoded by the coding sequence ATGGAAGCCAATTTACAGcaacaattttattgtaaagtTTTAAAGACAGCAGACAGAGCAGGATCAGCTGGTGCTTTAGTTTTGGTGAGAGTTGAGCTATTAAATAATGGAAGGAAAATGAATAGACTTATAAAAGGATCAGTAAGAGAAGGAGATATTATAGCTTTATTGGAATGTGAGAGAGAGCACCGTAGATCaagataa
- a CDS encoding serine/threonine-protein kinase/endoribonuclease IRE1 (ERN1): protein MSSLFYILHLIFIQSVFSLNIVQTDNNILHFIEDDYMEKFEINKLKSKTPALPIAVGDKTTIQTSYKSIIDNIIISNDGLVTYENFSFNIDSLQGEPKICNYIIFQTQRRCETILKFNTIIFMVFIDLKIMDSRTLYTRIETFSYIYFPFSTAKNINVSEKTVWIHQKEYTFDENIVAVYDVVKYKGTNYMNRIYSNSGIQLYTPKYNIEKISYLKYWAILILPIFLIYWYRPKNIKLSTLDYETSNYKIYKGVYNSEKAIIKKFKRRDTSYYKEISILNKIDHPSIKKILYSENSYFKPTMVFEYSERVSSLSKNDLYQFVQVILYLVEQKIFYKNFSPINFRRKNGRFILFNIYSDDDTLGWYLEDDKYASTLQSVGIILHYFMTGYHPYDIEEEISKKPKFFYIKNQEDIKFNEISNTLQINENNLKKYDKADLKEIENNMKIRKYKLRTVMSLEHDLIYHTIKNSTTIIKLSKHPYFWSHEKIFNFLANYSDIVEGSSSQTRKLERNKSRIFEMPWNNFLENVLLEELEIFRTYNYNNAKDLIRVIRNKGRHYNQIPEAVKDFYQSFPVGFVDYWTGVFPRLLIVCYNCGESLKDNELIKDYY, encoded by the coding sequence AtgtcttctttattttatattctccatttgatatttattcAGTCTGTGTTTTCTTTAAACATAGTCCAAACTGACAATAATATTCTTCATTTTATAGAGGATGACTATATGGAAAAATTCGaaatcaataaattaaaatctaaaacgCCTGCTTTACCTATCGCAGTAGGAGATAAAACCACAATACAAACAAGTTACAAAAGTATTATAGACAACATTATTATATCAAACGACGGACTTGTCActtatgaaaatttttcatttaataTTGACAGTCTCCAAGGAGAACCAAAAATCTGTAATTATATCATTTTCCAGACACAACGCAGATGTGAAACaatcttaaaatttaatactaTCATATTTATGGTTTTTATAGATCTGAAAATCATGGATAGTAGAACTTTATACACGAGAATAGAAACATTTTCatacatttattttccatttaGTACTgcaaaaaacataaatgtAAGCGAAAAGACTGTCTGGATACATCAAAAAGAATACACTTTTGATGAAAATATAGTGGCAGTTTACGACgtagtaaaatataaaggcACGAATTATATGAATAGAATTTATTCAAATTCAGGAATACAACTTTATACaccaaaatataatatagaaaagatttcttatttgaaatattgggctatattgattttaccaatatttttaatctatTGGTATAGaccaaaaaatattaaacttAGTACTTTAGATTACGAAACATcaaattacaaaatttataaaggcGTTTACAACTCAGAAAAAGcgataataaagaaattcaaAAGAAGAGACACTAGttattataaagaaataagcattttaaacaaaatagaTCATCctagtataaaaaagattttatatagCGAAAACTCATATTTCAAACCGACAATGGTCTTTGAATATTCTGAAAGAGTTAGTtctttatcaaaaaatgatttatacCAATTTGTACAAgtcattttatatttagtagaacaaaaaattttttataaaaatttttcgcctataaattttagacGGAAAAATGGTAGATTCatactttttaatatttattctgATGACGACACCTTAGGCTGGTACTTAGAAGATGACAAATATGCTTCAACTTTACAATCTGTAGgtataattttacattatttTATGACTGGTTATCATCCATACGATatagaagaagaaatatcaaaaaaaccaaaatttttttatattaaaaatcaagaagatataaaattcaatgaaatttctaatactctacaaattaatgaaaataatttgaaaaaGTACGACAAGGcagatttaaaagaaatagaaaataatatgaaaataagaaaatataaattacgAACAGTAATGTCTTTAGAGCATGATTTGATTTACCacactataaaaaatagtacgacaattatcaaattatCAAAACATCCTTACTTTTGGTctcatgaaaaaattttcaattttttagcaAACTATTCTGACATTGTAGAAGGCTCAAGTTCACAGACTAGAAAACTAGAACGAAATAAAAGTCGAATATTCGAAATGCCATGGAATAATTTCCTTGAAAATGTGCTACTTgaagaattagaaatatttaggacatataattataataatgcTAAAGATCTTATTAGagtaataagaaataaaggAAGACATTATAATCAAATTCCTGAAGCagtaaaagatttttatcaaaGTTTCCCTGTTGGCTTTGTGGATTATTGGACAGGGGTGTTTCCAAGATTATTGATAGTTTGTTATAATTGCGGGGAGTCATTAAAAGATAATGAATTAATTAAagattattattaa
- a CDS encoding ribosomal protein uS3, producing MGNDNKILKKFITDGMIFAELKELFEKCLINEGFSSLELRLEESPVKVILKVVKPHDLIGDKKWKVNQIQHLVASRLSLPDSNVVVIIDKVVEKGLCPIYQANLIKEKMLANIPHKRAANLVLKNTKFAGATGCLVTISGKLKGLRACTKKFLEGVVIKSGQPSRDYVKKHITTVNTKQGVIGIQVSIMLPHDPEGIIGPSTLLPDKIVVLDAKE from the coding sequence ATGGGCAAcgataataaaattctcaaaaaattcataacTGATGGAATGATCTTTGCTGAACTCAAAGAACTCTTTGAAAAATGTCTCATCAATGAAGGATTCAGTTCTTTAGAATTGAGACTTGAAGAAAGTCCAGTTAAAGTAATCTTGAAAGTTGTTAAGCCTCATGACTTGATTGGAGACAAGAAGTGGAAAGTCAATCAAATTCAACATTTAGTAGCCAGTCGTCTTAGTCTTCCTGATTCTAATGTGGTGGTTATTATTGATAAAGTAGTAGAAAAAGGATTATGTCCTATTTATCAAGCTAATCTTATTAAAGAGAAGATGCTTGCTAATATTCCCCATAAGAGAGCAGCCAATCTTGTTTTGAAGAATACCAAGTTTGCTGGAGCCACCGGGTGTCTCGTGACTATTTCTGGTAAGTTAAAAGGATTAAGAGCTTGTACTAAGAAATTCTTAGAAGGTGTTGTCATTAAAAGCGGCCAGCCTTCTAGAGACTAcgttaaaaaacatattactACTGTCAATACTAAGCAGGGTGTTATTGGTATACAAGTGTCAATTATGTTGCCTCATGATCCCGAAGGTATAATTGGCCCTTCTACTCTTTTACCCGATAAGATCGTAGTATTAGACGCTaaagaataa
- a CDS encoding serpin-type proteinase inhibitor 24: MYLSVSKLESLSYKIFNYLVEHYDPSFVVSPISIFNLLGILLNESTDETKREIRNLFQISDDIDNFNLSLFRINEEIKNYKENDTKSRTFSINNKIYCNKEIKMNPKIKDKLFETELYDIDLVKKKMVKNSVDLSRFKHYFEDKLPENVKNFIRSSLCWQERWRKAFSLNDEKEDFIVGDKKIQFNMLTQTNHVNYYEAEEFKAMQIPYSDSAYSFIGVLPEEGVSVETVLKLINEKGILDLVHQMTSTKIEISIPPFQMNKEIDMKDLFGMTRFQDFFRDINFSKILNGLKDHHLIHSPSYKCVKEGMKPNKEETGRGSVLHIYFPTNYEIKFTRPFLYFIVKSGFVEMADENYETLSCFPVLMGRFSG; this comes from the coding sequence ATGTATTTGTCGGTTAGTAAACTAGAAAGTTTATCTTAcaagatttttaattatcttGTAGAACATTACGATCCATCATTTGTAGTTTCACCAAtatctatttttaatttactaGGAATTTTGTTAAATGAATCTACAGACGAGAcaaaaagagaaataaGAAATCTTTTCCAAATATCTGATGatattgataattttaatttaagtCTTTTCAGAATTAACGaggaaataaaaaattataaagaaaatgatACTAAAAGTAGAACTTTtagtataaataataagatCTATTGCaacaaagaaataaaaatgaatccAAAAATCAAAGACAAGCTTTTCGAGACGGAGTTGTATGATATTGAtcttgttaaaaaaaaaatggtaAAAAACTCTGTAGATTTATCAAGATTTAAACATTATTTTGAAGACAAGTTACCagaaaatgtaaaaaattttataagaagTTCTTTGTGTTGGCAAGAACGTTGGAGAAAAGCTTTTTCCTTAAATGATgaaaaagaagattttatagTTGGGGACAAAAAGATTCAATTTAATATGTTGACACAAACTAACCATGTGAATTATTATGAAGCTGAAGAATTTAAAGCAATGCAAATTCCTTATTCAGATAGTGcttattcttttataggAGTTCTTCCTGAAGAAGGTGTCAGCGTAGAGACTGTtttgaaattaattaatgAAAAAGGAATTCTTGATTTAGTGCATCAAATGACATCTACTAAGATTGAAATTTCTATTCCTCCATTTCAAatgaataaagaaattgacaTGAAGGATTTGTTTGGAATGACAAGGTTTCAAGATTTTTTTCGagatattaatttttccaaaatattaaatggATTAAAAGACCATCATTTGATACATTCCCCGTCATATAAATGTGTAAAAGAAGGAATGAAGccaaataaagaagaaactGGCCGAGGGAGTGTAttacatatatattttcCAACTAATtatgaaattaaatttacgaggccttttttatatttcattgTTAAAAGTGGATTTGTAGAAATGGCGGATGAAAATTACGAGACTCTTTCTTGTTTTCCGGTTCTAATGGGTAGGTTTTCTGGAtga